ttttaccttctggacctggatttgccacctctgcttattCTCTTCCTTTTTATTACTTTGCCCCACTTCATTAGCAAATGTCCTCTTTTTAGAGGACCGACTATTTTCTTAGGTTCTTTTCGGCCGTCCGGGGGTTTTCTAAATCCATGAAGGTGTCCGattggcattgcgtgactaataaGAGGTGAAGTAACTGTGACTGGTAGCACAATTGCAAGGCCGGTCGGTGCAAGTGTCGCcttttttggggaaatgggaatatggtcaccccaCCGTCACCCTCCCCTGCCCCTGCCCCTGCCCCTGCCCCTGCCCCCTGCCCTCAGCTCTCCTCTTTTCTCCCCCTCTCAGCTAGCATGGGCAAGTTGAGGAGCAGAGGGGATGCGGCTGGAGAGAGCCAAAGTGCGCGAGTTTCTGCTGCTGCCGTTGCCCACTGCAGTATTGATGACCCACTGATCCCCTGCGGAACTCCGCCAGCCGGGCAGACAGAGTGAGGTGAGCCTCGGAATCCGAATCAGCCCGGCGAGCCGACGGCGCCGAGCGCCCGAGTGGGACGTGAATGGTAAGTCCGGGACTAATTGTCGTGCTGCGACGTGGGCGGGATGCATcatcaaatgaaatgtattatgtcgcacgatgtataaaaaaaaaaccctgttgTTTTATAGACTGAGTATTTACTCACCTGCAGCTGGTGGTAGGCGTCCGTTCGAGTAGGAGGACTTTCCATTTTTAAAGGACTGTTAAACTGTTACAATTCATTTTAAGCGAGAATGGAGTTTAAAAGTTAATGAACTGTTTTACATTGaggcacaacattgtggagcaacCAAATAATCACAACATTGCAGGGTGAACACATCTCAACTCATTTTAATGCTAGACAGGGAATATCTTTTGCATGTttgatgctgctgttttggttagcaacagaatAGCGATAGACTGATTATCGCTCTATTACCGtgccgattatcggtgccgatatttgacattttgacaaatattggcatcggcctttttccgaatctgaaggccgataaagctggccTCTCGCTGAGCGGCGAATGCTTGCCAACGTAGCAAATTTCGGGTTTTGATCAGGATTTGTGAGACGTTCACAGAccgtttttacttgtcgcaaagtattttcaaacatattcagacCATCTTTCGctgtctgcaaagatcttttgaaacctttttacGGACCCTGACGAAAACTCCAAATCAGCTACATTTGCATTCCTTTGTCGCTCAGTCAGATAAAgacaacttttcatttatggatctaTTTAAGTTTCCACTTTGGAAATAATGATGCTTCCCTacactttatatttttaaaaataaaagtaagaaattatgttgaaattttggaacacatgctgatgaccctttttttttttttttttttttaacaaaactgtcttttgtcatgtttaaaattaaaaggttttttttcaaattctgacgctaatattttctcttttattgcCAATTAATATCGTCTTGatatatcggttatcggtccccttgactactaataatcggtatcggcttgaaaaaaacattgttctATCGCTACAACAGAAATGTCGTTGAACTCCTGTAATCACACTTACTTTTGTCTTAAATCGACGACACAACTGCCGACTTACAAAGCGACTATTTGAGGAAAGGACGTGACTGACGACATGTTTGCATCTTCAGGTCTTCGAATCTTCTTGACGAGTTGTCGAGGACATCAAAATCGAGGCGCACCCGAGCGAGCGCGTCCACTGGATGAGTGGTCTTCCCGCACATTTGCACCCTGGACAAACTGCTGGTCTGGTGGGCCGCGTCGGCAAAGGGCCAGAGCTCTGGACCGCAGGGCTCCCGGCTCACGATGACCTGCCGCCGGTGACCGCCGACCCCTCCTCCGCGGCCCCCGCGCTGGCCAACGGCGTCCACCCGCAGCGCCTACCCAGCGAGGCGGCCGGCGACCGGCGCCGAGCCAACGGGAGGCATGCAAACGCACGTAGACACGCAGACGCGTTCTCAGGCCACTTTGGTCTCTTTGGAGGTCCAACCGTCCAGAACTCGAAGCACGACGTCACCTCAGTCCTTGTCTTTAGCGCTTGGCAATCATCCGGGGCGGACCCTCGCTTCAGAAATGGATCTAAGCGCAAATGTTTGCCCCAGCGCGGGCTCGGCACCGCTAGTTGTGGAGGCCGAGAGGAAGTACGCGCTGCGCAGCTCCGGACGTTCCCGATTCCCCTGTCATGTGCGCAAATCCTCCCGCCTGCGCCGAATCCCGGAGGACAGCGACAGGAGGCTGGAGAAGGAGAGAGCGGATGAGGAGGCGGTAGAACATTGTGAGGAGATCTGGAGGGTTAAAGAGGAGCAGGTGGAGCAAGTGGTCCCGAAAAAGGAGCAGCCGTCCGCCGAGGCCGTCACCCCCGCAGCTTCCTACCCTGCAGACGTTCCTCTCGCACTAACCGTACCCAAACCCGTCCCCAAAGCACCCCCAAAACCTGGACCCAGACTCGGGCACAAACCTGGACCTAAATCTCGCTCGAGGCCCGCTCCCAAGTCGGTCCAGAAACCCGGTCCTAAAAGTGTCATGAGACGGCGTCTGGCCGCACAAGCCGCCCTGCAGTGCGGTGCCGCTTATCTGCCACCGCCCGCCATGCCGGCACCACTCGTGAAAAAGGAAGTGCAGATTTTCTCTCCCAATGGCCGCAAGTGTGGACGGTTTGTCGGAGTGAGTTACTTTACATTTGTGGTGCTAAATGAGTGTTTTGCATGTCTGGAACTGCTGTCGAGGCAACTTTTCCCTTCCTGTGTTTGAGACTTTTTCTGTGCTGCGCAGGTGAGGAGGATCGTGGTCAAGGTGGCTCGGATTCCCGTCAACCTCGGACGGCGGCAGAAGAGCTACAAGATCTCCAATTTGGAGACAATCACGGGACCCGAGAGGGGCGGGACTGCGGAGGGCCCGGAGGTGGTCAAGGAACCCACGGCGCTCCTCCGCATGAAGAACAACGGCAAAAGCGTCATGGTCATGTTCCCACCTGGAGAGCTGCCGCTTATCGTGAAGCGCAGGCGGGGGCGGCCGCCCAAGCAGCCGGTGCTCCTGATACCCGTGGAGGGTCCTGCTGCTTGTGGCGACGGAGACCTGCTCAAGAAACCCCGGAGGCGGAGGCGGACTAAACTCCCTTGCCCTTATCCGTCCTATGTCGGGGACACAAATGACGTGAAGACCGAGTATGGGGACGTCCTGTCCAAACTGGCCTTCTTGAACCGCCAACCGCCCACCACTGGCCGATGCTCGCCCCCTCGCTGCTGGACACCCAGCGAGCCGGAGAGCTTCCACACCCCCTCGGACAACCCGGGAATATCAACCCTGCTGCACCGGCTCACTGGATCCAGGCGGCCTAGGGGCAGCAGAGGAGGGGGCtgtgggaggggtgggggtccTGCAGGGGGCGCTGGGGCCGGCGAGCACAATAAGAGCACCTTCTGTGAGTTCTTTGAAGCTATTGGCAAGAAGCGCAAACTGAGTCCTCTCTCTGAGCACAGATTACCCAGAAAAAGGGGGAAGGGTGTAGGGGGTGTGGGCAGAGGAGGGGGTGTGGTCGGAACCGAGCCCGGCGGGGAGAAAACAGTCAGAAAAAAGCGCGTGAGGAAAAATGGCACATTAAAAGGGGAAGGGGTTTGCATGGGACCGGAATGGCCCAATGGTTCTGGGGGCTGGGGGGAGGAAGACACTGAAAAACGGTACCAGATCTGCGGATCTACGAGGGGGGGCTTTTCCTCCTGCGAGGTCGGCAGGAGGGGTTCCTACGGCCGCGGTAGCAGAGGGGTCCGGCAAACGGGGGAGGATTCGCAAAGTCTGTTTGCGGGATATTTCCGATCCTTGCTGGACTCTGATGACTCATCGGAACTTTTGGATATCTCACAATCAAACACGCGCAAAGTTTCATCCGGTCACGGTTATGAAGCAACTGCTCAGCGGTGGTCCCCAGCCATGTCCAAATGGGGGGCCAACGGGGCAAGTTCTACGGCGGATGGTCCCATGCAGACACACTGCTCCTCTGCCAGGCCTCCTTACAACTACGCCAGCCAGACTCAAATGTCCCCCACCCCTTCCACGTATCCAAAATCCAATCCTCCGTCCCTCTCGCAGTCTCCCAGTTCCGCCCACTCCGCCGGCTACGGACACTACTCTCCGGCCTACGCCGCGTCTTCTTGCGTGGGGCCGCAGAGATCCTCGGACTGCAGTTTTTCCTACAGCGGCGTTGGCAAGACCGGAGTTAACAACCGCGGTCAGGTGGGCTACTCCGGCTACCAGGCGGAGGCCAGGAAGGGCTACGGGGGAAGTCCCTCCGCAGGGCCCACGTCTCCAGGTGGCGGGTTCATGACGGTGGCCAAAGGCAGCCCCTTTAGCTCCTCATCCTCGCCAGAGTGTTACAAACAGTACAACAGCAACCAGTGGAGCTTCAGGTACGTCTCTTTGAGAAACCATACAACTAAAAACCATATCCCGTTTTCTCATTTATAACCTTGTGATTCTTTTCTAGACAAGGTTACAGTGGATGGTCCGCAGACAATTTTGGGCCT
The sequence above is drawn from the Vanacampus margaritifer isolate UIUO_Vmar chromosome 17, RoL_Vmar_1.0, whole genome shotgun sequence genome and encodes:
- the ahdc1 gene encoding LOW QUALITY PROTEIN: transcription factor Gibbin (The sequence of the model RefSeq protein was modified relative to this genomic sequence to represent the inferred CDS: inserted 2 bases in 1 codon); translated protein: MSGLPAHLHPGQTAGLVGRVGKGPELWTAGLPAHDDLPPVTADPSSAAPALANGVHPQXAYPARRPATGAEPTGGMQTHVDTQTRSQATLVSLEVQPSRTRSTTSPQSLSLALGNHPGRTLASEMDLSANVCPSAGSAPLVVEAERKYALRSSGRSRFPCHVRKSSRLRRIPEDSDRRLEKERADEEAVEHCEEIWRVKEEQVEQVVPKKEQPSAEAVTPAASYPADVPLALTVPKPVPKAPPKPGPRLGHKPGPKSRSRPAPKSVQKPGPKSVMRRRLAAQAALQCGAAYLPPPAMPAPLVKKEVQIFSPNGRKCGRFVGVRRIVVKVARIPVNLGRRQKSYKISNLETITGPERGGTAEGPEVVKEPTALLRMKNNGKSVMVMFPPGELPLIVKRRRGRPPKQPVLLIPVEGPAACGDGDLLKKPRRRRRTKLPCPYPSYVGDTNDVKTEYGDVLSKLAFLNRQPPTTGRCSPPRCWTPSEPESFHTPSDNPGISTLLHRLTGSRRPRGSRGGGCGRGGGPAGGAGAGEHNKSTFCEFFEAIGKKRKLSPLSEHRLPRKRGKGVGGVGRGGGVVGTEPGGEKTVRKKRVRKNGTLKGEGVCMGPEWPNGSGGWGEEDTEKRYQICGSTRGGFSSCEVGRRGSYGRGSRGVRQTGEDSQSLFAGYFRSLLDSDDSSELLDISQSNTRKVSSGHGYEATAQRWSPAMSKWGANGASSTADGPMQTHCSSARPPYNYASQTQMSPTPSTYPKSNPPSLSQSPSSAHSAGYGHYSPAYAASSCVGPQRSSDCSFSYSGVGKTGVNNRGQVGYSGYQAEARKGYGGSPSAGPTSPGGGFMTVAKGSPFSSSSSPECYKQYNSNQWSFRQGYSGWSADNFGPHAYHEYGSNESKDILDISNYTPQKAKRPSFPESLSESSSDSSHPGSGAAGSGPPSMGGVFKQSETASGEGAQSSLSSLEKLMIDWHESASAPSYNWSQNVLFQGGGTSKPGRGRRKRTEQPEREGGSVLHSDSPSSPSPTLTPKRGGAGGRGRGSRGGRGGVSGGSRERLTGSKARGKAAAASSGLEASGLFQEGLDYYSGDSSSLSPLATPNSAPPSSYLQDPCEYPSPYSAHPSTPSSEERYPALYPGESSSSLSPGVSSPPYPAKPQSYHLAHSRNFSPSCSPLPRVTPHCSSAMSPSYRPPPKEVPFSQYDSPNYCGSPYWYGQTSHSSTPSPSTHPHTSPHANSHGNLLASPNAHMNPPAHDPPHHLSSHAKAYAGNALAHAHANNHPHHSTQAAAHSAPSLYDECGAAAAHKQELMARQGLLTPPPYAKSALDEDSGAYSLSQLSCQAMGHRYPSQQGGGVLCQLLDQGHDDGFSVTSL